A single Gopherus flavomarginatus isolate rGopFla2 chromosome 17, rGopFla2.mat.asm, whole genome shotgun sequence DNA region contains:
- the LOC127036199 gene encoding uncharacterized protein LOC127036199, whose product MQSPENRKRAPAWSTQELLDLIAVWGEESVLSELRSSRRNEKTFEKISNAMRERGHTRDSLQCRVKVKELRQAYQKTKAAKGRSGSAPKTCRFYDELNAILGNSATTNPPLSVDSEVGVVIPATTEDLFDGDDQYDEDQEEEAPAESTEHFIPPNSQDLFLTLTEVPCQPSQGSTPENEAEGPSSAAHFSSLPLASHLRGGGIIRRLRKRRTREDMFTEIMAVTRTERAQQGDWKQLVAKYREAASQREDRRDQREDRRDAKNDVRWQEDQRWRAATLDLLRDQTDILRDMLQELRGFRMPLQPVYNLPQYSPCPTPSRTRRVRTRGGRLSAPAPSTAADTPTRRLSLD is encoded by the exons atgcagtctcctgaaaataggaaaagagctccagcatggagcacacaggagttactcgatctgatagctgtatggggagaagagtcagtgctttcagaactgcgctcgagcagacgaaatgagaaaacctttgaaaaaatttctaatgccatgcgggagaggggacataccagggactcgttacagtgccgagtgaaagtgaaagagctcagacaggcgtatcagaagaccaaagcagcaaagggcaggtcaggctctgcccccaaaacatgccggttctacgacgagcttaatgcaatattggggaacagcgcaacgacgaacccccccttgtctgttgattcagaggtgggcgttgtgattcctgcaactacggaagatttatttgatggcgatgatcagtatgatgaggaccaagaggaggaggctccagcagagagcacagagcattttatccccccaaacagccaggatcttttcctcacccttactgaggttccctgccagccatctcaaggcagtactccagaaaatgaagctgagggaccgtcctctg ctgcacatttctccagcctccctctcgcttctcatctacgtggggggggtatcataagaagactgaggaaaaggaggacgcgtgaggacatgttcaccgaaattatggcagtaacccgtacagagagagctcagcagggagactggaaacaattggtcgcaaagtacagggaggctgccagtcaacgcgaagacaggagggaccaacgcgaagacaggagggacgccaaaaatgatgtcaggtggcaggaagatcagcgctggcgagcagcaactctggatcttcttcgtgatcagactgacatcctccgcgatatgctgcaagagctccgtggtttcagaatgcccctacagcccgtgtataacctccctcagtactcaccctgtcccacaccttccagaaccaggcgtgtaagaacgcgtgggggaaggctctctgcaccagccccctccactgctgcggacactccaaccagaaggctttcattagattga